One region of Phragmites australis chromosome 18, lpPhrAust1.1, whole genome shotgun sequence genomic DNA includes:
- the LOC133899450 gene encoding probable carboxylesterase 18, protein MSTTSSPPVSLRLSGVLLIQPFFGGEERTRAEVALDKACRSLSMAVTDYYWREFLPEGATPDHAAARVRGEHVELAEAFPPSMVVVGGFDLLKDCQARYVEATRGKGKLVKVVEYPYAIHAFHLFAYIADSRKLVEMRLFVEEHSSKRVV, encoded by the coding sequence ATGTCGACGACTTCGTCGCCTCCTGTAAGCCTCCGCCTCTCCGGCGTCCTCCTGATACAGCCGTTCTTCGGTGGGGAGGAGCGGACGAGGGCCGAGGTGGCGCTTGACAAGGCGTGCCGCTCTCTGTCCATGGCAGTGACGGATTACTACTGGAGGGAGTTCTTGCCGGAGGGCGCCACCCCGGACCACGCGGCGGCGCGTGTGCGCGGCGAGCATGTCGAGCTGGCGGAGGCGTTCCCGCCGTCGATGGTTGTGGTCGGCGGGTTCGACCTGCTCAAGGACTGCCAGGCGAGGTACGTGGAGGCGACGCGCGGGAAGGGGAAGCTGGTGAAGGTGGTCGAGTACCCGTACGCCATCCACGCCTTCCACTTGTTCGCGTATATCGCGGACTCCCGCAAGCTCGTGGAGATGAGGCTGTTCGTCGAAGAACATAGCTCTAAGCGTGTGGTTTAG